A DNA window from SAR86 cluster bacterium contains the following coding sequences:
- the ftsA gene encoding cell division protein FtsA: MSTTAGGEMLVGLDIGTSKIVVIVAEANLDDSIQILGIGSHPSKGLKNGVVVDIESTTHAIKKSLQEAENMSGCHISSCYVGISGSHIRGLNSEGVVPIRDGEVKFTDVDRVLETAQAMAIPADQRLLHVLPRDYIIDKQNGIKEPLGMAGARLEAKVHLVTCSENSSQNIYKCVKACGLNVEGFVLEQLASSYSVLTEDERDLGVCLIDIGGGTTDIAAFTEGSISYTDVIPIAGDHVTNDVAEALRTPRTQAEEIKQRYGCAISSLTSSDEVMMVSGVGGRPERELSRQALSDVLERRYVEILSIVQQKLNLSGFDQLIPAGLVLTGGASRIEGAVELAEEVFHAPVRIGSPQLFDGFTEILSNPIYATSVGLVLFGHKQLKEDHLNYINRDKNIITRVARWFGGNL; this comes from the coding sequence ATGAGTACAACAGCTGGAGGAGAAATGTTAGTAGGCTTAGATATAGGGACTTCTAAGATAGTTGTAATAGTAGCTGAAGCAAATCTTGATGATTCTATACAAATATTAGGAATCGGTTCTCATCCCTCTAAAGGTTTAAAAAATGGAGTGGTTGTTGATATTGAATCTACAACTCATGCTATCAAGAAGTCTCTACAAGAAGCAGAAAATATGTCAGGTTGTCATATATCCTCTTGTTATGTTGGCATCTCAGGTAGTCATATCAGAGGATTGAACTCTGAGGGAGTTGTGCCTATAAGAGACGGTGAAGTCAAATTTACTGATGTAGACAGGGTACTTGAGACCGCACAGGCTATGGCTATTCCAGCAGATCAAAGGTTACTTCATGTTTTGCCTAGAGATTACATAATAGATAAACAAAATGGCATAAAGGAACCCCTAGGAATGGCAGGTGCTCGATTAGAAGCAAAGGTTCATTTAGTTACTTGTAGTGAGAATTCTTCTCAAAATATCTATAAATGTGTAAAGGCATGTGGTCTAAATGTTGAAGGGTTTGTTCTAGAACAGCTTGCTTCAAGTTACTCAGTTTTAACTGAAGATGAGAGAGATCTAGGAGTATGCTTAATAGATATAGGAGGAGGAACTACAGATATAGCAGCTTTTACTGAAGGATCAATTTCTTATACTGATGTTATTCCTATAGCTGGAGATCATGTTACTAATGATGTAGCAGAAGCTCTAAGAACTCCTAGAACACAAGCAGAAGAGATAAAACAAAGATATGGTTGTGCCATAAGTTCATTAACAAGTTCTGATGAAGTAATGATGGTTTCAGGTGTGGGAGGAAGGCCTGAAAGAGAGTTATCAAGACAAGCTTTATCAGATGTTCTTGAAAGAAGATATGTTGAAATCTTAAGTATCGTCCAACAAAAATTAAATTTAAGTGGTTTTGATCAATTAATTCCAGCAGGGTTAGTACTTACAGGAGGAGCATCTAGAATAGAGGGAGCAGTAGAGTTAGCAGAAGAAGTTTTTCATGCGCCAGTCAGAATTGGTTCACCTCAGCTCTTTGATGGGTTTACTGAGATTTTAAGTAATCCAATATATGCAACATCCGTTGGCTTAGTTTTATTTGGTCATAAGCAACTCAAAGAAGACCATCTTAATTACATAAATAGAGACAAAAATATTATAACAAGAGTAGCACGTTGGTTTGGTGGAAATCTTTAA
- a CDS encoding penicillin-binding protein 2, producing the protein MSSHRLVLFEGRSLSLRIFFITLLTLLFIRLIYVQVYDSNFLDRTSENRITAKYSINAPRGSILDRNGKYLALDVESYTLQVDLENFDPTPKKISSVLHILREDEKNFANKIRNKKGFIQVKRHLTLKEKIEIERLGIKGISLLRDLKRSYPQGEISAHAVGITDIDRNGLQGAEKLFDNYMKSTSGSFNGSKDRVGNKLYGIRVEPERGRNINMTLDIRIQSIAYNELRSSVLNHGAKSGSIILVDPISSEILAMANYPSFEPSNRKELSDFSLLRNRSAIDLFQPGSVIKPIAMAAVIDFNNYDVSKIIDTSPGWIDFGGYRTEDYRDYGELTLSEIIARSSNVGMVKLCSKVEKGFIYEYLGKFGIGSYPASILINTREGFLSYTDAVTPRDKVSACYGYGMSVTSIHLAQAYSILASNGIYKELTLFKNNEEMPYFIESKRVISEETVNFINETLYQAVNSNFGTAKRARIKAISVSGKTGTVENIENNKQVYSAIFAGFAPSKKPKIVAIVSLHGLEGEIHSGSSVAAPLFSRVMEQSLHTINSGI; encoded by the coding sequence ATGTCGTCACATAGACTTGTCCTTTTTGAGGGAAGAAGTCTTTCCTTGAGAATATTCTTTATTACTTTATTAACTTTGCTGTTTATAAGGCTAATATACGTTCAGGTTTACGATTCAAATTTTTTAGATCGAACATCAGAAAATAGAATTACAGCTAAATATTCTATTAATGCACCTAGAGGGTCTATTCTAGATAGAAATGGTAAATATTTAGCATTAGATGTTGAGTCCTATACTCTTCAGGTTGACCTAGAAAATTTTGATCCAACTCCAAAAAAAATAAGCTCAGTTTTACACATCTTAAGAGAGGATGAAAAAAATTTTGCTAATAAAATTAGGAATAAAAAAGGTTTTATTCAAGTAAAAAGACATCTTACTTTAAAAGAAAAGATTGAAATTGAAAGACTTGGTATAAAAGGAATTTCACTATTAAGGGACTTAAAAAGGAGCTATCCACAAGGAGAAATTAGTGCCCATGCTGTTGGTATAACAGATATAGACAGAAATGGTCTTCAAGGTGCTGAAAAACTATTTGATAATTATATGAAGAGTACTTCAGGCAGCTTTAACGGTTCTAAAGATAGAGTTGGTAATAAACTTTATGGAATTAGAGTAGAACCTGAAAGAGGCAGGAATATAAATATGACTTTGGATATCAGGATACAGTCGATTGCTTATAATGAACTTAGATCTAGTGTCTTGAATCATGGAGCAAAATCTGGATCTATTATATTAGTAGACCCAATATCTTCAGAAATATTAGCTATGGCAAATTATCCTTCTTTTGAGCCATCAAATAGAAAAGAGTTATCTGATTTTTCATTATTAAGAAATAGATCAGCAATTGATTTATTTCAGCCAGGTTCAGTAATAAAACCTATAGCCATGGCCGCAGTAATAGATTTTAATAATTATGATGTTAGTAAAATTATTGATACATCTCCAGGTTGGATAGATTTTGGAGGGTATAGAACTGAAGATTATAGAGATTATGGGGAGCTTACTCTTTCAGAGATTATAGCTAGATCAAGCAATGTAGGAATGGTTAAGCTCTGTTCTAAAGTAGAAAAAGGTTTTATATATGAATATCTAGGTAAATTTGGCATTGGCAGTTATCCCGCTAGTATTTTAATTAATACTAGGGAAGGTTTTTTATCTTATACAGATGCAGTGACCCCAAGAGACAAAGTAAGTGCTTGTTATGGTTATGGAATGTCTGTTACGTCAATACATTTAGCTCAAGCTTATTCGATATTAGCATCTAATGGCATTTACAAGGAACTAACATTATTTAAAAATAATGAAGAAATGCCTTATTTTATTGAGAGTAAAAGAGTTATATCAGAAGAAACAGTAAATTTTATAAATGAAACACTTTATCAAGCTGTTAATAGTAATTTTGGGACTGCAAAAAGAGCTAGAATTAAAGCAATTTCTGTTTCCGGAAAAACTGGTACTGTAGAAAATATAGAGAATAATAAACAAGTATATTCAGCGATCTTTGCTGGCTTTGCCCCTTCTAAAAAACCTAAAATAGTAGCAATTGTAAGCTTGCATGGGCTTGAAGGAGAAATCCATTCAGGATCTTCTGTTGCCGCACCTCTTTTTTCTAGAGTAATGGAGCAATCGTTACATACTATTAACTCAGGAATTTAG
- a CDS encoding division/cell wall cluster transcriptional repressor MraZ: MTLGIYGANTLTLDAKGRIVIPAKYRDLLRSSCEGSLVITRDPQYPALIIYPGRSWQDVSSKIEALGGLNNKTRAIKWKILGNASVTDFEVSERMILLIPQLLRDYASLNCKEQISLVGMGSKFELWSVDNWNKKQQGLQVEHEDLLLDMPLSVEEIPF, encoded by the coding sequence ATGACTTTAGGAATTTATGGGGCAAACACCCTAACTTTAGATGCAAAAGGGAGGATAGTGATCCCAGCAAAATACAGAGATTTACTTCGTTCTTCTTGCGAAGGGAGCTTGGTAATTACAAGAGATCCTCAATACCCTGCTTTAATAATATATCCAGGAAGATCATGGCAAGATGTGTCTTCAAAAATAGAAGCCTTAGGAGGCTTAAATAACAAAACTAGAGCAATTAAATGGAAGATCCTAGGCAATGCATCAGTAACAGACTTTGAGGTCTCTGAAAGGATGATTTTACTAATACCGCAACTTTTGAGAGATTACGCAAGTCTTAATTGTAAAGAACAGATATCTTTAGTAGGGATGGGTTCAAAATTTGAGTTATGGAGTGTTGATAATTGGAATAAAAAACAACAAGGCTTACAAGTAGAACATGAAGATTTATTATTAGATATGCCGTTGTCAGTAGAGGAAATTCCTTTTTAA
- a CDS encoding cell division protein FtsL: MTNVIKLYFFIYLAGVFVFISSLIVIIQTYEYRSYFSVLEELNVKKGRLISEFNFLSEEIGYLNNQNTINKVAREGMQMRIPRMSKIIRVKIQN; this comes from the coding sequence ATGACCAATGTAATAAAATTATATTTTTTTATTTATTTAGCAGGTGTTTTTGTATTTATATCTAGTCTGATAGTTATCATCCAAACTTATGAGTATAGGTCTTATTTTTCAGTCTTAGAGGAATTAAATGTAAAGAAAGGGCGATTAATTAGTGAGTTTAATTTTTTATCAGAAGAGATTGGTTATCTAAATAATCAAAATACCATTAATAAAGTTGCAAGAGAAGGCATGCAAATGAGGATTCCAAGAATGTCTAAGATAATAAGGGTGAAAATACAAAATTAA
- a CDS encoding UDP-N-acetylmuramoyl-L-alanyl-D-glutamate--2,6-diaminopimelate ligase, producing the protein MTSKNSKKLNDFMKGVSLPEGMNKKIITGLSLDSRRVKKGDIFFALKGSSQDGNKYINEAITNGAKLVFTDQKENIRNSKVFYHPKLRQNLGLIASSFYDEPSKKLDIFCATGTNGKTTYVETLSKISQRISLKTGYISTINSCINGKKIEISNLTTPDPITIQQTLGLMVDNNCSIVSLEASSHGISQKRMVGTKIKVAVLTSFSQDHLDYHKTIERYAKTKRSLFTEHDVESCLINIDSDFGLSLYQDLEKLHKKVYSISFQKEANFKISFLATGSRKIKVRLDSDFGQMRFYVNTFSQTIASNIILAVCSLLITGEPIDLLEKSVEEISLPEGRMDLMEIGLLNNCIIDFAHTPEALENCLKEIRKSFEGNLWCIFGCGGDRDKTKRKEMGKIAERYSDKIILTNDNPRFESPKKILDDILTGIISKKVHIEEDRKKAIEYALKLIHSSKTKNNLLIAGKGHERYQEIDGEHFEFNDKEVVTKIFENL; encoded by the coding sequence GTGACATCAAAAAATTCAAAAAAATTAAATGATTTTATGAAAGGTGTATCTTTACCTGAGGGTATGAATAAAAAAATAATAACAGGACTTTCCTTAGATAGCAGAAGAGTAAAGAAAGGAGATATATTTTTTGCTTTAAAAGGCAGTTCGCAAGATGGAAATAAATATATTAATGAAGCAATTACAAATGGAGCTAAATTAGTTTTTACAGATCAAAAAGAAAATATTAGAAATTCAAAAGTATTTTATCATCCAAAACTACGACAAAATTTAGGTTTAATTGCTTCTTCTTTTTATGATGAACCTTCCAAAAAACTAGATATTTTTTGTGCCACTGGTACAAATGGGAAGACTACTTATGTGGAGACATTATCAAAAATCTCTCAAAGAATTAGTTTAAAAACAGGTTATATAAGTACTATCAATAGTTGTATAAATGGAAAAAAAATAGAGATATCTAATCTAACTACACCAGATCCAATAACTATTCAGCAAACTTTAGGATTAATGGTGGATAATAATTGCTCTATTGTTTCTCTTGAGGCCTCTTCACATGGTATTTCTCAAAAGAGAATGGTAGGCACAAAAATTAAAGTTGCAGTTTTGACCAGTTTTTCTCAAGATCATTTGGATTATCATAAGACAATAGAGAGATATGCAAAAACAAAAAGGAGCTTATTTACTGAACATGATGTTGAATCCTGTCTGATAAATATAGATAGTGATTTTGGTCTTTCTCTATATCAAGATTTAGAAAAATTGCATAAAAAAGTTTATAGTATTTCCTTTCAAAAAGAAGCTAACTTTAAGATTAGTTTCTTGGCTACTGGTTCAAGAAAGATCAAAGTACGACTAGATAGTGATTTTGGTCAGATGAGATTTTATGTTAATACTTTCTCTCAAACGATAGCTTCAAATATTATTTTGGCCGTTTGTTCATTGCTAATAACTGGTGAACCTATAGATTTACTAGAAAAATCAGTAGAAGAGATTTCATTACCAGAGGGTCGTATGGATCTTATGGAAATTGGTTTACTCAATAATTGTATTATTGATTTTGCGCATACTCCAGAAGCTTTAGAAAATTGTTTAAAAGAGATAAGAAAAAGTTTTGAAGGTAATTTATGGTGTATTTTTGGTTGTGGAGGCGATAGAGATAAAACAAAAAGGAAAGAAATGGGAAAAATTGCTGAAAGGTATTCAGATAAGATAATTCTAACAAATGATAACCCAAGGTTTGAATCTCCAAAAAAAATATTAGATGATATTCTTACTGGGATAATTTCTAAAAAAGTTCATATAGAAGAAGATAGAAAAAAAGCAATAGAGTATGCCCTTAAACTTATACATTCTAGTAAAACAAAGAATAATTTATTGATAGCTGGAAAGGGGCATGAAAGATACCAAGAAATTGACGGAGAACATTTTGAGTTTAATGATAAAGAAGTGGTAACAAAAATATTTGAGAATCTATGA
- a CDS encoding glutathione S-transferase N-terminal domain-containing protein, which translates to MVSITQRTSMALYSDPNSQYSHRVRIVLEEKGLSTEIINMDIDNVDPEILEINPNAEPPVLIDRDVCLYDSTVLMEYLEERFPHPPLMPVYPVVKAISRLFILRLQNEWCDDLDALIASNLSSSKLSKTKKDLKDKIISAAPIFADKKYFMSDEFSIVDCCIAPILWRLPFVGIDISKDKKSKPIYEYMQRVFSRDSFKSSLSEIEEEMRDFSAKV; encoded by the coding sequence CTATGGCCTTATATTCAGATCCAAATAGTCAATATAGCCACAGGGTAAGGATTGTTCTAGAAGAAAAAGGTCTATCTACAGAAATCATTAATATGGACATAGATAACGTAGACCCAGAGATTTTAGAAATAAACCCAAATGCAGAACCCCCTGTATTAATAGATAGGGATGTTTGTTTATATGATTCAACTGTACTAATGGAGTATCTTGAAGAAAGGTTTCCTCACCCTCCTTTAATGCCTGTTTATCCAGTGGTTAAGGCTATTTCTAGATTGTTCATCCTAAGACTTCAAAACGAGTGGTGTGATGACTTAGATGCTCTTATTGCCTCTAATCTATCTAGTTCAAAGTTATCAAAAACTAAGAAAGATCTGAAAGATAAAATCATCTCCGCAGCTCCAATTTTTGCAGATAAAAAATATTTCATGTCTGATGAATTCTCAATTGTGGATTGTTGTATAGCCCCTATTTTATGGAGATTACCTTTTGTTGGTATTGATATTTCAAAAGATAAGAAATCAAAACCAATATATGAATACATGCAAAGAGTATTTTCAAGAGATTCTTTTAAATCGAGCCTATCTGAGATAGAAGAAGAAATGAGGGATTTTTCCGCTAAGGTGTGA
- the rsmH gene encoding 16S rRNA (cytosine(1402)-N(4))-methyltransferase RsmH produces MKLHEPVMVTEVINNLLVDKSGKYADCTFGLGGHSKEILNNLSSKARLYAIDRDPYSASLASKIAISDSRVVVINDTFSKITSHIKPCRLNGALLDLGISSFQLNTPERGFSFQEDGPLDMRMNPSEGIPASQWLNIASQKEIEEVLWMLGEERASRKIAKAICKERSRNSFKNTKDLADLISSIIPRTSKRHPATNSFRAIRMFINKEIEELRMVLEAIAELLLPGGRFAIISFHSMEDRIAKRFIQGKDREGSSFKFKLVGGKPFKPERSEVRNNPRARSAILRIGERLA; encoded by the coding sequence ATGAAATTACACGAACCAGTTATGGTGACTGAAGTAATTAATAATTTATTAGTAGATAAATCTGGAAAATATGCTGATTGTACTTTTGGTTTAGGTGGACATTCTAAAGAAATCCTGAATAATTTATCTTCTAAAGCTAGACTATATGCTATTGATAGAGATCCATATTCGGCATCGTTAGCTTCTAAAATAGCTATATCAGATTCAAGAGTAGTAGTTATTAATGATACTTTTAGTAAGATCACTTCTCATATAAAGCCTTGTAGATTAAATGGAGCGCTATTAGATTTAGGGATATCATCCTTTCAATTAAATACCCCAGAAAGAGGGTTTAGTTTTCAGGAAGATGGACCTCTAGATATGAGAATGAATCCTTCTGAAGGAATTCCAGCTAGTCAGTGGTTAAATATTGCAAGTCAAAAAGAGATAGAAGAAGTTCTTTGGATGCTCGGCGAAGAAAGAGCATCTAGGAAGATAGCTAAAGCTATATGCAAGGAAAGAAGTAGAAATTCCTTTAAGAATACAAAGGACCTTGCAGATTTAATTTCATCTATTATCCCTAGGACATCAAAAAGGCATCCTGCTACTAATTCTTTTAGAGCAATTAGAATGTTTATAAATAAAGAAATAGAAGAATTAAGGATGGTTCTTGAAGCTATAGCTGAACTTTTGTTGCCAGGTGGCAGATTTGCAATTATAAGCTTTCATTCTATGGAAGATAGAATTGCAAAAAGGTTTATACAAGGAAAAGATAGGGAAGGATCTTCTTTTAAATTTAAATTAGTAGGAGGAAAACCCTTTAAACCAGAAAGATCAGAGGTAAGAAATAATCCTAGAGCAAGGAGTGCAATCCTTAGAATCGGTGAGAGGTTGGCATGA
- the rsmI gene encoding 16S rRNA (cytidine(1402)-2'-O)-methyltransferase: MLSELGTLYVVATPIGNLEDITLRGISILRSVDICAAEDTRNTKKLFSNKNISTKLISYHDHSSPKKIDKLIQFLTLGKSIALVSDAGTPCVSDPGYTLIKAALDFGIRVIPVPGVSSITAILSVAGLPADRFIFQGFVPRKGKKRTELLSDLKHNDLSSIFFESGLRIIKLLEDINFIDSTRSLVLGRELTKIHECLYRGTAEELIDLLSQDDYGQKGEFVLLVQGAEFIDGNTKDLSSEDLRVIEILSSRLSKKEALSLASEILRIKKNRLYKQLI; encoded by the coding sequence ATGTTAAGTGAATTAGGAACATTATATGTAGTAGCAACACCCATTGGCAATTTGGAAGATATAACTCTTAGGGGTATCAGCATATTAAGAAGTGTAGATATTTGCGCTGCAGAAGATACAAGAAATACAAAAAAACTTTTTTCTAATAAGAACATAAGCACAAAATTAATTTCTTATCATGATCATTCAAGCCCAAAAAAGATAGATAAATTAATACAATTTTTGACCCTAGGAAAAAGTATAGCATTAGTTTCTGATGCCGGTACGCCTTGTGTTTCTGATCCTGGTTATACGCTGATAAAGGCAGCTTTAGACTTTGGTATTAGAGTAATCCCTGTACCAGGTGTATCTTCAATTACAGCTATTTTAAGTGTAGCAGGCTTACCTGCTGATAGATTCATATTTCAAGGATTTGTACCAAGAAAAGGTAAGAAAAGGACGGAGTTACTATCAGATTTAAAGCATAATGATTTAAGCAGTATCTTTTTTGAGTCTGGGTTAAGGATAATTAAGTTATTAGAAGATATTAACTTTATTGATTCAACAAGGTCTTTAGTTTTAGGAAGAGAATTAACAAAAATACATGAGTGTTTATATAGAGGGACTGCTGAAGAATTAATTGACCTATTATCTCAAGATGATTATGGTCAAAAGGGTGAATTTGTATTATTGGTGCAAGGGGCTGAATTTATAGATGGAAATACAAAGGATCTTAGTAGTGAAGATTTAAGAGTTATCGAAATTTTATCATCAAGATTATCCAAAAAAGAAGCTCTGAGCTTGGCATCCGAAATACTTAGAATTAAAAAGAATAGACTATATAAGCAACTTATTTAA
- the ftsZ gene encoding cell division protein FtsZ has translation MSDWEILDDNLGKAKIKVFGIGGGGGNAVKQMVEQGIEGADFISINTDKQALDDNPSLQKLILGESITNGMGAGTDPEVGRLAALEDRDRLRELIKGADMVFIAAGMGGGTGTGASPVVAQVAKELGALTVAVVTKPFGLEGKKKMKIAEEGITSMIEEVDSLITIPNQKLLEVLGKGCTMLEGFQAANDVLGGAVRGISDIIIKPGMINVDFADVKTIMSEKGTAMMGTGSSSGPNRAKEAAEQAVGSKLLEDINLKDAKGVLLNITAGPDLTLEELEIAGDCIQGFASEDALIVPGTVIDQNAGETLTVTVVATGLNSNKKMQRVSPIHSAGNLIDSSNRPPLSAAAQQIIDNNSNSEILHQNINKEENINTEEDLLDIPSFVRNQID, from the coding sequence ATGAGTGACTGGGAAATATTGGATGATAATTTGGGAAAAGCAAAAATAAAAGTATTTGGCATAGGTGGAGGCGGAGGTAATGCAGTAAAACAAATGGTTGAACAAGGAATAGAGGGAGCTGATTTTATTTCAATAAATACTGACAAACAGGCTTTAGATGACAACCCATCATTACAAAAACTAATTTTAGGAGAAAGTATCACAAATGGCATGGGAGCAGGTACTGATCCGGAGGTTGGAAGACTAGCAGCATTAGAAGACAGAGATAGATTGAGAGAGTTAATTAAAGGTGCAGATATGGTGTTTATAGCAGCTGGAATGGGAGGTGGAACGGGAACAGGTGCTTCTCCTGTCGTAGCTCAAGTAGCCAAAGAGTTAGGAGCTTTAACAGTTGCAGTTGTAACAAAACCATTTGGTTTAGAAGGTAAGAAAAAGATGAAAATTGCTGAAGAAGGCATTACGTCCATGATTGAAGAGGTTGATTCATTGATAACTATACCTAATCAAAAATTATTAGAAGTTTTAGGAAAGGGTTGTACTATGTTAGAAGGTTTTCAGGCAGCTAATGATGTATTAGGAGGAGCTGTTAGAGGTATCTCAGATATTATAATAAAGCCAGGAATGATTAATGTTGATTTTGCAGATGTTAAAACAATTATGTCTGAAAAAGGAACTGCAATGATGGGCACAGGCTCCTCTTCAGGTCCTAATAGAGCAAAGGAAGCTGCTGAGCAAGCAGTAGGATCCAAACTATTAGAAGATATAAATCTAAAGGATGCGAAAGGTGTTTTGTTAAATATTACAGCTGGTCCTGATTTAACATTAGAAGAACTTGAAATTGCTGGAGATTGTATCCAAGGTTTTGCCTCCGAAGATGCCCTTATTGTCCCAGGAACAGTTATAGATCAAAATGCAGGAGAAACATTAACAGTTACTGTAGTAGCTACTGGTTTGAATTCTAATAAGAAGATGCAAAGAGTTTCCCCTATTCATAGTGCAGGAAATTTAATAGATAGCTCAAATCGACCTCCTTTAAGTGCAGCTGCTCAACAGATAATAGATAATAATTCTAATTCTGAAATACTCCATCAGAATATAAACAAAGAAGAAAATATTAATACAGAAGAGGATCTATTAGACATACCATCTTTTGTGAGAAATCAAATAGATTAG